In Hydrotalea sp., one DNA window encodes the following:
- a CDS encoding adenosine kinase, giving the protein MNENLKQPATAIGIGNVVIDRLITLPQAEILALGYPEKSMSLIDDKTADEIARKFVWRNNMAGGSVGNSLATIAALTRVFVDANAARQVQFHGVATDDAGATTFEQSFGETGGQAILHKIKQSHTGQCFCFVDDDHGDRTMLANLGSNLFFHHDKLQAETLATSRLIFLEGYIFDSQDSKAAFEKIVTSKPRGQQIALTLSDHFCVMRHGADFLALIKQGVDIVFANEAEILALTKTSDFNTAISVATKLAPIIVITRSEKGVVVLQQGKDMLVVPGEKNIKVLDATGAGDQLAGGFLFGLLQHWPMEKSASLGCHLAAAIIQRWGARLPIDRTLLADYMK; this is encoded by the coding sequence ATGAATGAAAATTTGAAACAACCCGCAACCGCGATTGGCATTGGCAATGTGGTTATCGACCGGCTTATCACCCTGCCGCAGGCCGAAATTTTGGCCTTGGGCTATCCTGAAAAATCGATGAGCCTTATCGATGACAAAACCGCCGATGAGATTGCCAGAAAATTCGTTTGGCGGAATAACATGGCCGGTGGTTCGGTCGGCAATTCCTTGGCCACCATCGCCGCCCTGACCCGCGTTTTTGTCGACGCCAACGCGGCGCGCCAAGTGCAATTTCACGGCGTCGCCACCGACGATGCCGGCGCGACAACATTCGAACAATCCTTTGGCGAAACCGGCGGCCAGGCAATTTTGCACAAAATAAAACAATCCCACACCGGCCAGTGTTTTTGCTTCGTCGATGACGACCATGGCGACCGCACCATGTTGGCCAATTTGGGAAGCAATCTTTTTTTTCACCATGATAAATTACAAGCAGAAACCTTGGCAACCAGCCGCCTGATATTTTTGGAAGGTTACATTTTCGACAGCCAGGACAGCAAGGCGGCGTTTGAAAAAATTGTCACCAGCAAACCACGCGGTCAACAAATCGCCCTCACCCTTTCCGACCATTTTTGCGTTATGCGCCACGGGGCGGATTTTTTAGCCCTCATCAAACAGGGCGTCGATATTGTCTTCGCGAACGAGGCGGAGATTCTTGCCCTGACCAAAACATCCGATTTTAATACCGCCATCAGCGTCGCCACCAAGCTCGCCCCCATCATCGTCATTACCCGTTCAGAAAAAGGTGTCGTGGTCTTGCAACAGGGGAAAGATATGTTGGTTGTGCCGGGTGAAAAAAATATCAAGGTGCTTGACGCCACCGGTGCCGGCGACCAATTGGCTGGCGGGTTTTTGTTCGGCCTGCTACAACATTGGCCGATGGAAAAATCGGCAAGCCTCGGCTGTCATTTGGCGGCCGCCATTATTCAACGTTGGGGGGCGCGCCTGCCAATCGACAGAACATTGCTCGCCGACTATATGAAATAA